Proteins co-encoded in one Corylus avellana chromosome ca9, CavTom2PMs-1.0 genomic window:
- the LOC132162364 gene encoding uncharacterized protein LOC132162364: MKRDGRPGWDVFTIKEFRNWRKVHEGKNCAFLTHIGEDPCSPHNNAMKSCENLRKQSRHIDKVLNAQSIEQIQNNRLRAKTSIDAVRWLAFQGCASRGHDKTLDSKNQGNFLELIKILASYNDKVASVVLENAPKSAKYTSHTIQKEILQVVASKVQEKIREDIGDSKFCIIVDEARDKSKREQMTIVLRFVDKDGFIQERFFDIVHVKDTSALTLKNGISDVLSRHCLDIQNIHGQGYDGASNMRALVAASREVSLVHVFFTNLNFVINVVSASCKRHDQLQAVHATQITHMEAISELETGKGANQIGTLKQAGDSRWVSHFHSICSLIRMFDATCTVLEDVEREGGTYSQRGDAKAAYKMLTSFEFIFILHLMKEIMGITDVLCQVLQQKSQHILNAINSVSIAKKTYPKVER; encoded by the exons ATGAAAAGAGATGGACGTCCTGGATGGGATGTATTTACTATCAAGGAATTTAGAAATTGGAGAAAAGTTCATGAGGGaaaaaattgtgcctttttGACTCATATTGGGGAGGATCCTtgttcacctcataataatgctATGAAATCTTGTGAGAATTTACGAAAACAATCACGGCATATCGATAAAGTATTGAATGCACAAAGTATcgaacaaattcaaaataatcgaCTACGTGCGAAAACTTCTATTGATGCTGTTCGGTGGCTTGCATTTCAAGGATGTGCTTCTAGAGGTCATGATAAGACTCTTGattcaaaaaatcaaggtaattttCTTGAGCTAATTAAGATTTTGGCATCATATAATGATAAAGTTGCAagtgttgttttggaaaatgctcCAAAATCTGCGAAGTATACTTCACATACAATTCAAAAGGAGATTTTGCAAGTCGTTGCAAGTAAAGTGCAAGAGAAAATTCGTGAAGATATTGGAGACTCTAAATTTTGCATCATTGTTGATGAGGCACGTGATAAGTCTAAGAGAGAACAAATGAcaattgttttgagatttgttgacaaagatggttttatacaagaacgTTTCTTTGATATAGTTCATGTTAAAGATACATCGGCATTGACTCTAAAGAATGGAATATCTGATGTTCTCTCTCGTCATTGccttgatattcaaaatatccATGGTCAGGGATATGATGGTGCTAGTAACATGCGTG cattagttgctGCATCTAGAGAGGTGTCTCTTGTTCATGtgttcttcacaaatttgaacTTTGTTATCAATGTGGTCAGTGCTTCATGTAAACGTCATGATCAACTACAAGCTGTTCATGCAACACAAATTACACATATGGAAGCTATTAGTGAGCTTGAAACTGGAAAAGGGGCTAATcaaattggcactttgaaacAAGCTGGTGATTCTCGTTGGGTTTCGCATTTTCATTCTATTTGTAGCCTAATAAGGATGTTTGATGCTACTTGTACAGTGCTTGAAGATGTTGAAAGAGAAGGAGGTACTTACTCTCAACGAGGAGATGCTAAGGCTGCTTATAAAATGCTTACATCCTTcgagtttatatttattttacatttaatgaaGGAAATTATGGGCATTACTGATGTTCTTTGTCAAGTTTTGCAGCAAAAATCTCAACACATTTTGAATGCTATTAATTCAGTTTCTATTGCaaaaaaaacttatccaaaagttgagagatGA
- the LOC132162366 gene encoding uncharacterized protein LOC132162366, with translation MATKFEDVRVMEKILRSLTPKFENVVTAIDKSKDLETISEEELLGSLRVHEQCILKNAGSTSLEQALDSKLNLDKPKGGCGQWNSRRGGANCRGRGRGRSNTNDLGLSQEKRNFSDRRKQNVQCCNCGKYGHYPSECSYKNDDHVNIVEAPNNLSNESTLLLVQNDYGGQHDDWYVGSGASDMCGRKEFFVELKGVCGTVSLGDSSKLTVEGKGKIKIFLKDGKEEFISDVYYIPSMKKQYFKHRSTPLEGIYRTHGK, from the coding sequence atgGCAACAAAATTTGAAGATGTTCGTGTCATGGAAAAGATACTTCGATCCCTCACACCCAAATTTGAGAATGTGGTGACGGCAATTGACAAATCTAAAGACTTGGAGACTATAAGTGAAGAGGAGCTGCTGGGATCTCTCCGAGTTCATGAACAATGCATTCTGAAGAATGCAGGCTCCACATCTCTTGAGCAAGCtttggattcaaaattaaatcttgacaaACCAAAGGGAGGTTGTGGACAATGGAATTCGAGACGTGGTGGTGCCAACTGCCGTGGTCGAGGTCGAGGACGCAGTAATACAAATGATCTTGGTCTATCtcaagaaaagagaaatttctCTGACAGGCGAAAGCAGAATGTCCAATGTTGCAACTGCGGAAAATACGGACACTATCCCTCAGAATGTTCGTACAAGAATGATGATCATGTCAACATTGTTGAAGCACCTAATAACTTGAGTAATGAATCTACTTTATTACTAGTACAAAATGACTATGGCGGTCAACATGATGATTGGTACGTTGGCTCTGGTGCAAGCGATATgtgtggaagaaaagaattttttgttgAGCTTAAAGGAGTTTGTGGAACTGTGAGTCTTGGAGATTCTTCAAAGCTCACAGTTGAAGGAAAAGGGAAGATCAAGATCTTTCTGAAAGATGGAAAAGAAGAATTCATCTCCGATGTTTATTATATACCAAGTATGAAAAAGCAATACTTTAAGCATCGGTCGACTCCTCTAGAAGGGATATATCGTAcacatggaaaataa